One segment of Ferrovum sp. PN-J185 DNA contains the following:
- a CDS encoding ABC transporter ATP-binding protein: protein MLEVRNLKASYGQVQVLHDISLTVPKGKVVTLIGSNGAGKTTTMRAISGMIKPAAGQVVLSGKNIAGLPSHRIAKLGLAHSPEGRKVFPTQSIMDNLLLGAFTRLSMGGGRPKGDISSDLDRALDLFPRLRERQHQLAGTLSGGEQQMLAMARALMLNPEVLLLDEPSLGLAPILVDEVFHIINRLKEQGITMLLVEQFAAAALAVADYGYVMENGKIAVHGPAKDLQNDPKVVAAYLGGGH, encoded by the coding sequence ATGCTAGAAGTACGTAATCTAAAAGCATCATACGGACAGGTACAAGTTTTACATGATATTTCTTTAACTGTTCCTAAAGGTAAAGTTGTAACACTGATCGGTTCAAACGGTGCAGGTAAAACTACAACCATGCGCGCTATCAGCGGCATGATTAAGCCCGCTGCAGGACAAGTTGTATTAAGCGGTAAAAATATAGCAGGACTCCCTTCTCATAGAATTGCGAAGTTAGGCCTAGCTCATTCGCCAGAAGGCAGAAAAGTTTTTCCGACGCAGTCAATCATGGATAATCTGTTATTAGGTGCTTTCACTCGTTTATCAATGGGTGGAGGAAGACCAAAGGGAGATATTTCAAGTGATCTTGATCGCGCACTGGATTTGTTTCCACGTCTTCGTGAGAGACAGCACCAGCTAGCAGGTACTTTGTCAGGTGGTGAACAGCAAATGCTTGCTATGGCACGTGCCTTAATGCTTAATCCTGAAGTATTGTTATTAGATGAACCTTCTCTTGGGTTGGCACCCATTTTAGTCGATGAAGTTTTTCATATTATTAATAGATTAAAAGAGCAAGGCATTACAATGTTGTTGGTGGAGCAATTTGCAGCAGCAGCGTTAGCTGTTGCAGATTATGGGTACGTTATGGAGAACGGTAAGATTGCTGTTCATGGCCCTGCTAAAGACCTACAAAATGATCCTAAAGTTGTTGCAGCGTATTTGGGTGGTGGTCATTAA